A section of the Burkholderiales bacterium genome encodes:
- a CDS encoding extracellular solute-binding protein, with protein sequence MKCAIRSAAAAVAALALVAGCSDSGSPSKPAATNALVLYASHPTEMVDTFVKAFEKENPGVKVELITGGTGDLLGRVKAEKDRPRGDVLWGGSSTTGGSAPELFVKYDSPALKDISKELHDPAGYNAPFDAFAMVIVYNKDLVPEAEAPKTWADLADPKWKGKVRFANPSSSSSSYAAMINWKLIGDWAMIESLAKNMIIDDSSSAPFTAVAQGEAPLGVAYEEGAYRVQKTGKVGIVYPSDGVIFQPGGLFLIKDGPNAVNARKFADFVLSTPQQQTLVDRFTGRRPANTTVKYPEGMPAVSQLKVLPYPIDDAKKNQKEWLARWKEIMIATR encoded by the coding sequence ATGAAGTGCGCAATCCGCTCGGCGGCGGCTGCCGTCGCCGCCCTCGCCCTCGTCGCCGGCTGTTCGGACAGCGGCAGCCCGTCGAAGCCCGCCGCGACCAACGCGCTGGTGCTCTACGCGTCGCATCCGACCGAGATGGTCGACACCTTCGTCAAGGCCTTCGAGAAGGAGAACCCGGGCGTCAAGGTCGAACTCATCACCGGCGGCACCGGCGACCTCCTCGGCCGCGTCAAGGCCGAGAAGGACCGCCCGCGCGGCGACGTCCTGTGGGGCGGCAGCTCGACCACCGGCGGCAGCGCGCCGGAGCTCTTCGTCAAGTACGACTCGCCGGCGCTGAAGGACATCAGCAAGGAGCTGCACGACCCGGCCGGCTACAACGCGCCGTTCGACGCGTTCGCGATGGTGATCGTCTACAACAAGGACCTCGTGCCGGAAGCCGAGGCGCCGAAGACCTGGGCCGACCTCGCCGACCCGAAGTGGAAGGGGAAGGTGCGCTTCGCCAACCCGTCTTCGTCGAGTTCGTCGTACGCGGCGATGATCAACTGGAAGCTGATCGGCGACTGGGCGATGATCGAGAGTCTCGCGAAGAACATGATCATCGACGACAGTTCGAGCGCGCCGTTCACCGCGGTGGCGCAGGGCGAGGCGCCGCTCGGCGTCGCCTACGAGGAGGGCGCCTACCGCGTGCAGAAGACCGGCAAGGTCGGCATCGTCTACCCCTCCGACGGCGTGATCTTCCAGCCGGGCGGTCTCTTCCTCATCAAGGACGGCCCGAACGCGGTGAACGCCCGCAAGTTCGCCGATTTCGTGCTCTCGACGCCGCAGCAGCAGACGCTCGTCGACCGCTTCACCGGCCGCCGCCCGGCGAACACCACGGTCAAGTATCCGGAAGGCATGCCCGCGGTCTCGCAGCTCAAGGTGCTGCCCTACCCGATCGACGACGCCAAGAAGAACCAGAAGGAATGGCTCGCCCGCTGGAAGGAGATCATGATCGCCACGCGCTGA
- a CDS encoding iron ABC transporter permease, which yields MSRDAGALASAAPRRARVDFWSAVTVGALGVFVLLLVYPLVRLFAASLAGEDGGVATMLRTYGEFFTRRYYYETLVNSLVVSTLATVLATLLGAPLAWFVNRHDIPGKLLLRALIVLTFVSPPFIGAYAWILLLGRNGVITGWLAQLGLALPPIYGVNGVVLVFTLQALPFVFLMVSAGLKTVDQSVEDAAINLGRRPSAVALTVVAPLIVPSLATGALLVFVTSLSDFGTPMIIGESFRVLASQIYTEFVNEHGGNPVVASALSLILLAITVGALLWQRAWVKKRSYGQETVRPLAVRSLSRGGRVAATLYVYALVLAASLPILTIVVSSFLKARGPLITGEFTLEGYANALRLPHALANTVMLSGVSTLLCVAAGALVGYVVARRRGRLVGALDAFSMVPYAVAGVVMGIAMAVAFGGKPFYLGGTVAILVAAYFIRRLPYSIRSVAGMLGQIGTQAEEASVNLGVPPGRTFWRVTVPMVTPALLSGALLTFATIAREFSSTVILYSGATRTLPVEVFAQVLQGNFASASVVGTVLIAVSLVPIVILFRFMARDEDVLL from the coding sequence GTGAGCCGAGACGCCGGCGCGCTCGCGTCGGCCGCGCCGCGCCGGGCGCGCGTCGACTTCTGGAGCGCGGTGACCGTCGGCGCGCTCGGCGTATTCGTGCTGCTGCTCGTCTACCCGCTCGTGCGCCTGTTCGCCGCGAGCCTCGCCGGCGAGGACGGCGGCGTGGCGACGATGCTGCGGACCTACGGCGAGTTCTTCACCCGCCGCTACTACTACGAGACGCTCGTCAACAGCCTCGTCGTCAGCACGCTCGCCACGGTGCTCGCCACGCTCCTCGGCGCGCCGCTCGCCTGGTTCGTGAACCGCCACGACATTCCGGGCAAGCTCCTGCTGCGCGCGCTCATCGTGCTGACCTTCGTCTCGCCGCCGTTCATCGGCGCCTACGCGTGGATCCTGCTCCTCGGACGCAACGGCGTGATCACCGGGTGGCTCGCGCAACTGGGGCTCGCCCTGCCGCCGATCTACGGCGTGAACGGCGTGGTCCTGGTGTTCACGCTGCAGGCGCTGCCGTTCGTGTTCCTGATGGTGAGCGCGGGGCTCAAGACGGTCGACCAGAGCGTCGAGGACGCCGCGATCAACCTCGGCCGGCGCCCGTCGGCGGTGGCGCTCACGGTCGTCGCGCCGCTGATCGTGCCTTCGCTCGCCACCGGGGCGCTCCTCGTGTTCGTGACCTCGCTGTCGGACTTCGGCACGCCGATGATCATCGGCGAGAGCTTTCGGGTGCTCGCGAGCCAGATCTACACCGAGTTCGTCAACGAGCACGGCGGCAATCCGGTGGTCGCGAGCGCGCTGTCGCTGATCCTGCTCGCGATCACGGTCGGTGCACTGCTGTGGCAGCGCGCCTGGGTGAAAAAGCGCTCCTACGGTCAGGAAACGGTGCGCCCGCTCGCCGTCCGCAGCCTGTCGCGCGGCGGCCGCGTCGCCGCGACGCTCTACGTCTACGCGCTGGTGCTCGCGGCGAGCCTCCCGATCTTGACCATCGTCGTGTCGTCGTTCCTGAAGGCCCGCGGGCCGCTGATCACCGGCGAGTTCACGCTCGAGGGCTACGCCAACGCGCTGCGTCTGCCGCACGCGCTCGCCAACACGGTGATGCTGTCGGGCGTGTCCACGCTCCTGTGCGTGGCGGCGGGCGCGCTCGTCGGCTACGTCGTGGCGCGCAGGCGGGGACGCCTCGTCGGCGCGCTCGACGCGTTCTCGATGGTCCCGTACGCCGTGGCGGGCGTGGTCATGGGGATCGCGATGGCCGTCGCCTTCGGCGGCAAGCCGTTCTACCTCGGCGGGACCGTGGCGATCCTCGTCGCAGCCTATTTCATCCGGCGCCTGCCCTACTCGATCCGTTCGGTCGCCGGCATGCTGGGCCAGATCGGGACGCAGGCCGAGGAAGCGTCGGTCAACCTGGGCGTTCCGCCGGGCCGCACGTTCTGGCGCGTGACCGTCCCGATGGTGACGCCCGCACTCCTGTCGGGCGCGCTCCTCACCTTCGCGACCATCGCGCGCGAGTTCAGCTCCACGGTGATCCTCTACAGCGGCGCCACGCGCACGCTGCCGGTCGAGGTGTTCGCGCAGGTGCTGCAGGGCAACTTCGCGAGCGCGTCCGTCGTCGGCACGGTGCTGATCGCGGTGAGTCTCGTGCCCATCGTGATCCTGTTCCGGTTCATGGCCCGCGACGAGGACGTGCTGCTCTGA
- a CDS encoding hemerythrin domain-containing protein: METITGYMQRDHEEIDRILERAHAAARAGDATTLARAAHEFAERLERHIEMEERVLFPAFEERTGMTSAGPSVQMREEHVQMQEIFRQLRSTAAAHDAAGFQRAAQALVEVLVPHNAKEEQMMYPMLDDAMGADGASLLSDVKAMAA; the protein is encoded by the coding sequence ATGGAAACGATCACCGGCTACATGCAGCGCGACCACGAAGAGATCGACCGCATCCTCGAGCGTGCCCACGCGGCTGCCCGGGCGGGCGACGCAACGACGCTCGCGCGCGCAGCCCACGAGTTCGCCGAGCGACTCGAGCGGCACATCGAGATGGAGGAGCGCGTGCTCTTCCCTGCGTTCGAGGAGCGCACCGGGATGACCTCCGCGGGGCCGAGCGTGCAGATGCGCGAGGAGCACGTGCAGATGCAGGAGATCTTCCGGCAGCTCCGTTCGACGGCGGCCGCCCATGACGCCGCGGGGTTCCAGCGCGCCGCGCAGGCGCTCGTCGAGGTGCTCGTCCCGCACAACGCGAAGGAGGAACAGATGATGTATCCGATGCTCGACGACGCGATGGGCGCGGACGGTGCCTCGCTGCTGTCCGACGTGAAGGCGATGGCCGCCTGA
- a CDS encoding ABC transporter ATP-binding protein gives MKGSPSAAAGVELSAVSIHFGDVAAVRHATLAIAGGEFFTLLGPSGCGKTTLLRAVAGFCRQSQGTIRIGGVAVDDLPAWHRDTGMVFQNYAIFPHLDVWHNVAYGLAHRGVTGPEAERRVAETLAMVDLTGLEKRMPKQLSGGQQQRVVIARAVAVRPRVLLMDEPLANLDAKLRVRLRNDLRRLQRRLGITTIYVTHDQEEALCLSDRIAVMSGGAILQVGSPEEVYTRPAALRVAEFIGEGNFLRGRVQERGEVVLANGARLAAAGTGAELRGEVWAGFRPQDVSVRATAGGARAPDASRTAAADGAEGAVRTQHALRGVIRSRTYFGSQVRHDVDCGLDRLVCAQVSASGMAGALGEGASVELAVDPSRVMLFPGQDAEADL, from the coding sequence ATGAAGGGATCTCCTTCCGCGGCCGCCGGCGTCGAGCTCTCGGCCGTCAGCATCCATTTCGGCGACGTCGCGGCGGTGCGCCATGCCACGCTCGCCATCGCCGGCGGCGAGTTCTTCACGCTGCTCGGCCCGTCGGGCTGCGGCAAAACGACGCTGCTCCGTGCGGTGGCGGGCTTCTGCCGGCAGTCGCAGGGGACGATCCGCATCGGCGGCGTCGCAGTCGACGACCTCCCGGCGTGGCACCGCGACACCGGCATGGTGTTCCAGAACTACGCGATCTTTCCACACCTCGACGTGTGGCACAACGTCGCCTACGGGCTCGCCCACCGCGGCGTCACCGGCCCGGAGGCCGAGCGCCGGGTGGCGGAGACGCTCGCGATGGTCGACCTGACCGGCCTCGAGAAACGCATGCCCAAGCAACTCTCGGGCGGCCAGCAGCAGCGCGTGGTCATCGCGCGCGCGGTCGCGGTGCGCCCGCGCGTGCTCTTGATGGACGAGCCGCTCGCGAACCTCGACGCGAAGCTCCGCGTGAGGCTGCGTAACGACCTGCGTCGGCTGCAGCGGCGCCTCGGCATCACCACGATCTACGTGACCCACGACCAGGAGGAGGCGCTCTGCCTCTCCGATCGCATCGCGGTGATGAGTGGAGGCGCGATCTTGCAGGTGGGGAGCCCGGAGGAGGTGTACACCCGTCCGGCGGCGCTGCGCGTCGCGGAGTTCATCGGCGAGGGCAACTTCCTGCGCGGGCGGGTGCAGGAACGCGGCGAAGTCGTGCTCGCCAATGGCGCGCGTCTCGCGGCCGCGGGCACCGGAGCGGAACTGCGCGGCGAGGTGTGGGCGGGATTTCGACCGCAGGACGTGTCGGTGCGCGCGACGGCGGGCGGTGCTCGCGCGCCGGACGCCTCGCGTACCGCCGCGGCCGATGGGGCCGAAGGAGCCGTGCGAACCCAGCACGCTCTTCGCGGCGTGATCCGGTCACGCACCTACTTCGGTTCGCAGGTGCGCCACGACGTGGACTGCGGGCTCGACCGCCTCGTCTGCGCGCAGGTGTCCGCGAGCGGCATGGCCGGTGCGCTCGGCGAAGGCGCGTCGGTCGAACTCGCGGTCGATCCGTCCCGGGTGATGCTCTTCCCCGGCCAGGACGCCGAGGCGGACCTGTGA
- a CDS encoding aspartate dehydrogenase encodes MRRALIIGCGAIGRLVLARLRADASLRVTHVLERASRRDALQRSLGDAVRVISELDELDAPPDCALECAGHAAVREVVVPLLERGVNVAMVSVGALAEDALASRLEAAATAGRSQLTLAAGAIGGIDAIASARLAGLDDVVYTGRKPPLAWRGTPAEQAFDLAALGAATVVFEGSARKAAERYPKNANVAATVALAGLGLDRTQVRLVADPGIERNLHHVVARGAFGDLEVSMAGLPLPDNAKTSSLAAYSALRALSNFGAAVRF; translated from the coding sequence ATGAGACGCGCTCTCATCATCGGCTGCGGAGCCATCGGACGACTGGTGCTCGCGCGCCTTCGCGCTGATGCGTCGCTCCGCGTCACCCATGTGCTCGAGCGGGCGTCGCGGCGCGATGCGTTGCAGCGCTCGCTCGGCGATGCGGTCCGGGTGATCTCGGAATTGGACGAACTCGACGCGCCTCCCGACTGCGCGCTCGAATGCGCCGGGCACGCGGCGGTCCGCGAGGTCGTCGTGCCGCTGCTCGAGCGCGGCGTGAACGTGGCCATGGTGTCCGTCGGTGCGCTCGCGGAGGACGCTCTCGCCTCGCGCCTGGAGGCGGCGGCAACCGCGGGCCGGTCGCAGCTCACGCTGGCGGCGGGCGCGATCGGCGGCATCGACGCGATCGCCTCCGCGCGGCTCGCCGGCCTCGACGACGTGGTCTACACCGGGCGCAAGCCGCCGCTCGCCTGGCGCGGTACGCCGGCGGAGCAGGCGTTCGACCTCGCGGCGCTGGGAGCGGCGACGGTGGTCTTCGAGGGCAGCGCGCGGAAAGCGGCGGAGCGCTACCCGAAGAACGCGAACGTGGCGGCGACGGTGGCGCTCGCGGGCCTGGGCCTCGATCGCACGCAGGTGCGGCTGGTCGCCGACCCGGGCATCGAGCGCAACCTGCACCACGTCGTCGCGCGCGGCGCCTTCGGCGACCTGGAGGTGTCGATGGCCGGGCTGCCGCTGCCCGACAACGCGAAGACCTCGTCGCTCGCCGCCTATTCCGCGCTGCGCGCGCTCTCCAACTTCGGAGCCGCCGTGCGGTTCTGA